A single Brachionichthys hirsutus isolate HB-005 unplaced genomic scaffold, CSIRO-AGI_Bhir_v1 contig_73, whole genome shotgun sequence DNA region contains:
- the LOC137916742 gene encoding prepronociceptin-like, translating into MRTVVALLLLFLCDSGQADCRTDCLSCSNILSKPLDFNTMVCLAECHNNISPSSYWDFCRKVLSSQISSLSGTVWKRSQEEVEAIYPEEKEQLDGGLLLPIALQRFDHVTGPLGVNEGALGTRGSQLNTAYNSQNTLSLEDEDEDEDEEGLGKGADREGDADLKLSKRFGGFVKGRHGYRKLLYPGRSYQKRYGGFIGIRKSARKWSNQKRFSEFLKQYLGMSSRATEFNSVSADLTQQNEV; encoded by the exons ATGAGGACTGTGGTGGCTCTACTGCtcctttttttatgtgattctgGACAGGCTGACTGCCGGACAGActgcctgtcctgcagcaacatCCTTTCCAAACCGCTCGATTTCAACACCATG GTGTGTCTTGCTGAGTGCCACAACAACATCTCCCCATCCTCCTACTGGGACTTTTGTCGTAAGGTGCTCTCCTCACAAATTTCCTCACTTAGTGGTACCGTGTGGAAAAGATCtcaagaggaggtggaggccatTTATCCTGAGGAGAAGGAACAATTGGATGGAGGTCTGCTGCTCCCAATTGCTTTGCAGCGGTTCGATCATGTGACCGGGCCTCTTGGTGTGAATGAAGGGGCTCTGGGCACCAGGGGCAGCCAACTGAATACTGCCTATAACTCTCAGAATACCCTGTCTcttgaggatgaggatgaggatgaggatgaggaagggcTAGGAAAAGGGGCTGATAGAGAGGGCGATGCCGATCTGAAGCTTTCCAAGAGGTTTGGCGGCTTTGTCAAAGGGAGGCACGGTTACAGGAAGCTGTTGTATCCAGGAAGATCTTACCAAAAGAGGTATGGCGGCTTCATCGGCATTCGGAAATCAGCCCGCAAGTGGAGCAACCAAAAACGGTTCAGTGAGTTCCTGAAGCAGTACCTCGGGATGAGCAGTCGGGCCACTGAGTTCAACAGCGTGTCAGCGGACCTGACCCAACAGAATGAAGTTTAG